The proteins below are encoded in one region of Sminthopsis crassicaudata isolate SCR6 chromosome 1, ASM4859323v1, whole genome shotgun sequence:
- the DOHH gene encoding deoxyhypusine hydroxylase → MVTEKEVEAIGQTLVDPKQPLQARFRALFTLRGLGGPGAISWISQAFGDESALLKHELAYCLGQMQDARAIPVLVEVLKDTNQEPMVRHEAGEALGAIGNPEVLELLKEYSKDPVIEVAETCQLAVQRLEWLQQNGGEPTGSPYLSVDPAPPAEEKDVGRLRAMLLDESCPLFDRYRAMFALRNTGGKEAALALADGLGCGSALFRHEVGYVLGQLQHEACIPQLTAALDSRAENPMVRHECAEALGSIAHPDCLAALRAHAADTERVVRESCEVALDMYAYENGPEFQYANGLSQLGQPSPVLDGLS, encoded by the exons ATGGTAACAGAGAAGGAGGTAGAGGCCATTGGGCAGACCCTCGTGGATCCTAAGCAGCCCCTACAGGCTCGTTTCCGGGCCCTGTTCACCCTTCGGGGGCTGGGTGGGCCTGGGGCCATTTCATGGATCAGCCAGGCCTTCGGGGATGAGTCAGCCCTGCTGAAGCATGAGTTGGCCTACTGCCTGGGCCAAATGCAGGACGCTAGAGCCATCCCTGTCTTAGTAGAAGTTCTGAAGGATACAAACCAAGAGCCCATGGTCCGGCATGAGGCAG GAGAGGCTCTGGGAGCCATTGGCAACCCAGAAGTGTTGGAACTCCTGAAGGAATATTCTAAGGATCCTGTCATTGAG GTGGCAGAGACCTGCCAGTTGGCAGTGCAACGGCTAGAGTGGCTCCAGCAGAATGGAGGGGAGCCCACGGGAAGCCCCTATTTGTCTGTGGACCCAGCCCCGCCAGCTGAGGAGAAGGATGTGGGGCGTCTTCGGGCCATGCTGCTGGATGAATCGTGCCCCCTTTTCGACCGCTATCGTGCTATGTTTGCTCTGCGAAACACTGGGGGCAAGGAGGCTGCACTGGCCCTTGCAGACG GTCTGGGTTGTGGCAGTGCTCTGTTCCGTCATGAGGTGGGCTACGTCCTGGGCCAGCTGCAGCACGAGGCCTGCATCCCCCAGCTTACAGCTGCCCTGGACAGCCGCGCTGAGAACCCCATGGTACGGCATGAGTGTGCCGAAGCCCTGGGCTCCATTGCCCACCCCGACTGCCTGGCAGCACTGCGGGCCCACGCAGCTGACACGGAGCGCGTGGTGCGGGAGAGCTGCGAGGTGGCCCTGGACATGTACGCCTATGAGAACGGGCCCGAGTTTCAGTACGCCAACGGCCTGAGCCAGCTAGGCCAGCCTTCGCCTGTGCTGGACGGGCTCTCCTGA